The following are encoded together in the Naumannella cuiyingiana genome:
- a CDS encoding RDD family protein has protein sequence MTSQNPGWGDQSGKDEPGSSSYRPGNGGSPDNESDAPNDASSSGTYGQSPAYGPGSSSYGQGEQNPSAGPYGPAGQGSSQPPGSFGQQYGGQSPYGEQPGGGSQPQYGNQQYGNQQYGNQQYGNQQYGQEPGEQSPTAGGYGQNSYSQNPYGQSPGDQSAGNQGYGNQGAGNQGYGASAYGQDAEPGSSSSGSSSYGQSASGGSTSSADQSDPGETGYGQPGQSGYGQSSYGQSSYGQPADSGQSGYGQSGYGQPTDSGQSGYGQSGYGQPTDSGQSSYGQSADSGQSGYGQSSYGQSAGSSQSGYGQSSYGQPTDSGQSGYGQSSYGQSADSGQSAYGQPADSGQSGYGQSAYGQSSYGQPGYGEQAGGYQQQGYSAYPAAPASGAFAPWGKRALNWLIDLFPLVLVGTILNVVNNNAAMSGESAGPAGIVLLILWLLAAGWAIYSRWIKGGSTGVSVGRQVAGTKLIGAETGQPIGVGMTIVRDIAHIVDSLICYIGWLFPLWDQKRQTIADKIMKTVVVDNAGGAQTGPDNRDQTALPAQGDWGQGTQPSQTDWNQGGQQGQSSQTDWGQQGQR, from the coding sequence ATGACGAGCCAGAATCCGGGTTGGGGCGACCAGTCCGGCAAGGATGAGCCCGGCAGCAGCAGTTATCGCCCCGGGAACGGTGGTAGCCCGGACAACGAGTCCGATGCACCCAACGACGCCTCGTCGAGCGGGACCTATGGCCAGTCGCCGGCCTATGGTCCCGGGTCGTCGTCCTACGGGCAGGGAGAGCAGAATCCGTCCGCGGGTCCCTACGGGCCGGCCGGTCAGGGATCGAGCCAGCCGCCGGGGAGTTTCGGCCAGCAGTACGGCGGCCAGTCCCCCTACGGCGAGCAGCCCGGTGGCGGCAGCCAGCCCCAGTACGGGAATCAGCAGTACGGGAACCAGCAGTACGGCAACCAGCAGTACGGCAACCAGCAGTACGGGCAGGAGCCCGGCGAGCAGTCGCCGACCGCGGGTGGGTACGGCCAGAACTCGTACAGCCAGAACCCCTACGGCCAGAGCCCGGGCGACCAGAGCGCCGGGAACCAGGGCTACGGGAACCAGGGCGCCGGGAACCAGGGCTATGGCGCCTCCGCCTACGGGCAGGACGCCGAGCCCGGGTCATCCTCATCCGGGTCGAGCAGCTACGGGCAGAGCGCTTCGGGAGGCTCAACCTCCTCCGCCGACCAGTCGGACCCCGGCGAGACTGGCTACGGACAGCCCGGCCAGTCCGGCTACGGGCAATCGAGCTACGGCCAGTCGAGCTACGGGCAGCCCGCCGACTCCGGCCAGTCCGGTTATGGTCAGTCGGGCTACGGCCAGCCCACCGACTCCGGCCAGTCCGGTTATGGCCAGTCCGGCTACGGCCAGCCCACCGACTCGGGCCAGTCCAGCTACGGGCAGTCCGCCGACTCCGGCCAGTCCGGCTACGGTCAGTCGAGCTACGGGCAGTCCGCCGGCTCGAGCCAGTCCGGTTACGGGCAATCCAGCTACGGCCAGCCCACCGACTCGGGCCAGTCCGGTTACGGGCAATCGAGCTACGGGCAGTCCGCCGACTCCGGCCAGTCCGCCTATGGCCAGCCCGCCGATTCCGGCCAGTCCGGCTACGGCCAGTCCGCCTACGGGCAGTCGAGCTACGGGCAGCCGGGATACGGCGAGCAGGCGGGGGGCTATCAGCAGCAGGGGTACTCGGCGTACCCGGCGGCTCCCGCGTCCGGTGCCTTCGCGCCGTGGGGCAAGCGTGCGCTCAACTGGCTCATCGACCTGTTCCCGCTGGTGCTGGTCGGCACGATCCTCAATGTGGTCAACAACAATGCCGCCATGTCGGGCGAGTCGGCAGGTCCGGCCGGCATCGTGCTGTTGATCTTGTGGCTGCTGGCCGCCGGTTGGGCCATCTACAGCCGCTGGATCAAGGGCGGTTCGACCGGTGTCTCGGTCGGCCGCCAGGTGGCCGGCACCAAGCTGATCGGCGCCGAGACCGGTCAGCCGATCGGCGTCGGGATGACGATCGTCCGCGACATCGCGCACATTGTCGATTCGCTGATCTGCTACATCGGCTGGCTGTTCCCGCTGTGGGACCAGAAGCGACAGACCATCGCCGACAAGATCATGAAGACGGTGGTGGTCGACAACGCCGGCGGCGCCCAGACCGGTCCGGACAATCGTGACCAGACCGCGCTGCCCGCGCAGGGTGACTGGGGCCAGGGCACCCAGCCCTCCCAGACCGACTGGAACCAGGGCGGCCAGCAGGGCCAGTCCTCCCAGACCGACTGGGGCCAGCAGGGCCAGCGCTGA
- a CDS encoding ferritin, translated as MKLSSELTDAFNDQITLEFEASITYRQLAIELEIRDLPGMALWLRHQADEEIMHANKFIDYVAARDNHPQIGAVGAPQVAVSEVLDVFRAALAHEERVSESIRQLYKKCEEAGDLESRPLLDWFLSEQVEEEATIREIVGRLELNDGDGAGLLRLDEELGRRPAAPTEAAG; from the coding sequence ATGAAGCTCTCGTCCGAACTCACCGACGCCTTCAACGATCAGATCACCCTGGAGTTCGAGGCCTCGATCACCTACCGCCAGCTCGCGATCGAGCTGGAGATCCGCGATCTTCCGGGCATGGCGCTGTGGCTGCGGCACCAGGCCGACGAGGAGATCATGCATGCCAACAAGTTCATCGACTATGTCGCGGCCCGCGACAATCACCCGCAGATCGGCGCGGTCGGCGCCCCACAGGTCGCCGTGTCGGAGGTGCTGGACGTGTTCCGGGCCGCGTTGGCGCACGAGGAGCGCGTGTCGGAGTCGATCCGCCAGTTGTACAAGAAGTGTGAGGAGGCGGGTGACCTCGAGTCGCGGCCGCTGTTGGACTGGTTCTTGTCCGAACAGGTCGAGGAGGAGGCGACGATCCGCGAGATCGTCGGTCGCCTGGAGCTCAACGACGGCGACGGCGCGGGCCTGCTCCGCCTGGACGAGGAGCTCGGCCGTCGCCCCGCCGCGCCCACCGAGGCCGCCGGCTGA
- the nrdR gene encoding transcriptional regulator NrdR, translating into MHCPYCQHPDSRVLDSRTADDGGSIRRRRQCPNCERRFSTVEQIQLGVRKRSGVVEPFNRDKVISGVRKACKGRPVADEDLARLGEQVEAALRASGQAEIPADEVGVAILGPLRELDRVAYLRFASVYRQFNSVDDFAAEIDRLRTGADG; encoded by the coding sequence GTGCACTGTCCCTACTGTCAGCACCCCGATTCGCGGGTGCTGGACTCCCGCACCGCGGACGACGGCGGCAGCATCCGCCGCCGCCGGCAGTGCCCGAACTGCGAACGCCGGTTCAGCACCGTCGAGCAGATCCAGCTCGGCGTGCGCAAGCGCTCGGGCGTGGTCGAACCGTTCAACCGGGACAAGGTGATCAGCGGGGTACGCAAGGCCTGCAAGGGCCGGCCCGTCGCCGATGAGGATCTCGCCCGCCTCGGCGAGCAGGTCGAGGCCGCGCTCCGGGCCTCGGGGCAGGCCGAGATCCCCGCCGACGAGGTCGGCGTGGCGATCCTCGGCCCGCTGCGCGAGCTGGACCGGGTGGCGTACCTGCGCTTCGCCAGCGTCTATCGGCAGTTCAACTCGGTCGACGACTTCGCCGCCGAGATCGACCGCCTGCGGACGGGCGCCGACGGCTGA
- the arfB gene encoding alternative ribosome rescue aminoacyl-tRNA hydrolase ArfB, whose amino-acid sequence MVDDLVVTDRLVIPAAELRERFSRSSGPGGQGVNTSDSRVELTFDVAGSPSIPAGLRDRALARLASRLVDGELTIAASEHRGQLANRRAARERLAHLLREAIVPPAPHRRPTRPTAGSRERRLAAKKRRGEIKKGRGAVEH is encoded by the coding sequence GTGGTGGACGACCTCGTGGTGACCGACCGGCTGGTGATCCCCGCCGCGGAGTTGCGCGAGCGATTCTCCCGAAGCTCCGGTCCGGGCGGTCAGGGCGTCAATACGAGCGATTCGCGGGTGGAGCTGACATTCGACGTGGCCGGATCGCCCTCGATCCCCGCCGGCCTCCGCGACCGGGCGCTCGCCCGGCTGGCCTCGAGGCTGGTCGACGGTGAGCTGACGATCGCGGCAAGCGAGCATCGCGGCCAGCTCGCCAATCGGCGAGCCGCGCGCGAGCGGCTCGCCCACCTGCTCCGGGAGGCCATCGTCCCACCGGCGCCACACCGCAGGCCGACGAGGCCGACCGCCGGCTCACGCGAGCGCCGGCTGGCGGCCAAGAAGCGGCGCGGCGAGATCAAGAAAGGCCGGGGAGCGGTCGAGCACTGA
- a CDS encoding hydroxymethylglutaryl-CoA lyase gives MDPAATQPPSRPADPASLPGLEAGTRVRIVEVGARDGLQIEREILPPASKIALIRGLADAGLRCIEATSFVSPRWVPQLADAEEVLRAVADLGERGVELPVLVPNERGLERALAAGARSIEVFTSATESFAMRNWNRDLAGVLAMAAPVAAAARADGLPVRGYLSMCWGDPWEGPTEPARVAGIAAELLAMGCDSVSLGDTIGVATAGGVHRLLGAVTDAGIGLEQVGLHFHDTYGQAVSNVQAGLLAGVRTFDSSAGGMGGCPYAESATGNLATEDLVWFLEGVGIDTGVDLPALARVSAEMAGQLGRPAPSAVARALAPHGSTVR, from the coding sequence ATGGATCCCGCGGCAACGCAACCACCGAGTCGACCCGCAGATCCGGCGTCGCTGCCCGGGCTGGAGGCCGGCACCCGGGTGCGGATCGTCGAGGTGGGGGCGCGTGACGGCCTGCAGATCGAGCGGGAGATCTTGCCGCCGGCGAGCAAGATCGCCCTGATCCGGGGCCTGGCCGATGCGGGGCTGCGCTGCATCGAGGCGACCTCGTTCGTCTCGCCCCGATGGGTCCCGCAGCTCGCCGACGCCGAGGAGGTGCTGCGCGCGGTGGCAGACCTGGGCGAGCGCGGCGTCGAACTGCCGGTGCTCGTCCCGAACGAGCGTGGCCTGGAGCGGGCTCTCGCGGCCGGCGCCCGCAGTATCGAGGTCTTCACGTCCGCTACCGAGAGCTTCGCGATGCGGAACTGGAACCGTGACCTGGCCGGGGTGCTCGCGATGGCCGCCCCGGTCGCCGCCGCGGCCAGGGCCGACGGGCTGCCCGTGCGCGGGTATCTGTCGATGTGTTGGGGAGATCCCTGGGAGGGGCCGACCGAGCCGGCACGGGTGGCCGGCATCGCGGCCGAGCTGCTGGCCATGGGCTGCGACTCGGTCAGCCTGGGCGACACCATCGGCGTCGCGACCGCCGGCGGGGTGCACCGGCTGCTGGGGGCCGTCACCGATGCCGGCATCGGACTCGAGCAGGTGGGCCTGCATTTCCACGACACCTACGGTCAGGCCGTCTCCAATGTCCAGGCCGGACTGCTCGCCGGCGTCCGGACATTCGACTCCTCGGCGGGCGGCATGGGCGGCTGCCCGTACGCCGAATCGGCGACTGGGAACCTCGCGACCGAGGATCTGGTCTGGTTCCTGGAGGGGGTCGGCATCGACACCGGCGTCGATCTCCCGGCGCTGGCCCGGGTCAGCGCCGAGATGGCCGGTCAGCTCGGCCGGCCGGCGCCGTCGGCGGTCGCGCGTGCGCTCGCGCCGCACGGCTCGACCGTGCGCTAG
- a CDS encoding DUF2752 domain-containing protein → MAPRHQPAGWRPAGPGPAHRRVGRARAGLAAVAGFAGVGLALSLAFGATGIGLPCPFLALTGWRCPLCGGTRMGAALLRGDPVAAFAANPALLIVLVLVGLRTLGWAAELIRGRASAPWPGRDARGWLARHWLPVGLALATGYAVARNVVGF, encoded by the coding sequence GTGGCGCCTCGACATCAGCCGGCCGGGTGGCGGCCCGCGGGCCCCGGCCCCGCTCACCGCCGGGTCGGCCGCGCCCGGGCGGGTCTGGCCGCGGTGGCCGGGTTCGCCGGCGTGGGGTTGGCGCTCAGCCTTGCATTCGGCGCGACCGGGATCGGCCTGCCGTGCCCGTTCCTGGCCCTGACCGGGTGGCGCTGCCCGCTGTGCGGCGGCACCCGGATGGGCGCCGCCCTGCTGCGCGGCGATCCGGTCGCCGCCTTCGCCGCGAATCCCGCTCTGCTGATCGTGCTCGTCCTGGTCGGGCTGCGTACCCTCGGATGGGCAGCCGAGCTGATCCGGGGCCGCGCGTCTGCGCCGTGGCCGGGGCGCGATGCCCGCGGGTGGTTGGCGCGCCACTGGCTGCCCGTCGGTCTCGCGCTGGCCACCGGGTACGCGGTCGCGCGCAACGTGGTCGGCTTCTGA